CAGCTGTTCGTGCTCAGTTTTCATGCTTTTCGCAAGCGTTTCTGCAAACTCCGGATCTGCGAATGTTTTTTTCCAAAAGTCCTGTCCTTCTTTTGATAAAAGGGTGGTCTGGATAGACTCTTTGACAATTGGCTGGTCAATGACGAGCTCTTTTTTGATTTCTTCATCTGCCAGCAGCTCTTTGACTGCTTTTTTCCCATCATCGGTTTTTAACAGATCAGTCACCATCTGCTTGGTTTCCTCATAATTGGTTTTTTCTTCTGCGCATCCGGTTAAAAGCAGAACCAGCGCTGAACTCACTAACAATTCCTTCTTCATCTCGACACCTCCCGTACAGGCATTTTTCATAGCTTTTGCGTAATGGGCTGAAATATACACGTTCACATAGCAGTCATGGATTTTTCACATGGCGACTGGTACAATCGAATGAGAATGTGTATTTACAGATGTGGAGGATATAGACGTGACCATACGAAATTGGATCCGTTTCTTTATGATGACACTGCTTGTCGGCGGGGTCACCACAGGGATCGTAGGCATAACAGTCCGCTGGAGTGAGTTATCAACTCAGTTCGCGGGTGAAGATAGTATAGAGATTTTATCAGTCATCGTTTGGATGATTGGAGTCGGAATGACATTCAGCGTGTTAAGTCAGATGGGGTACTTTGCCTACCTGACCATTCATCAGTTCGGACTCAGCATTTTCCGTTCATTGAAGCTATGGAACTGGGTGCAGATGGTGCTAGTCGCATTTGTACTGTTCGACTTAGTGTATTTCCGCTTTGAAGCATTTGCAGATGACGGTGACTCACTACTGCCATACTTTTCACTTGCTGCATTTTTACTTGTAGTGGGTATCATCGTAGCACTGCTTAAAGCGAAGCAGGCTAAAAACAAAATGATTTTCCCATCAACGCTCTTCTTTATGGTCGTTGTGACAACGCTTGAATGGCTGCCGGTACTCAGAAGTAACGAAAACTACTGGCTGATCACGATCATGTTCACACTGATCGCAACAAACGCCTATCAGATGCTTGCATTACCTAAATATAATGAGCGATCTAAAAAGGATCGTGAAGCACGACTCGCGCGTAAAGCGGCTCGCGAGCAAGAAGCAAAAGCGAAGTAAAAGCATGCCTGCGGGCGTGCTTTTTTTATTTTTGGGGATGGTGGTTGCGCGTGGACGGCGTCGAGCGTGGAGCGGTCGTTCGAAAAAAGTAAAAGGTGACGTAATAAATGCCAGAGGTGATAGAATAATTCCAAAAGGTGTCGTAATTCCGCCGCCCACTCCAGCCGATGAACGAATTAATCAAAAGCTCCCCCGAAAAAATTCAAAGGTGATAGATATAATCCAAAAGGTGATCGAATTAACCAGCCCAACGTGCATCCGCCCACTGCGCAACCATCTTCGCGCAAAGAAGACACCGCCCATCCATTTCACCCGCCACCCCAGAATCGAAAAATCCCAATTAAAAAAAGCCCTCAAATCAGGCTTCTTTTAACTCCGTATACACAACCAGACGCTGGGTATAATTATTCGAATCACGATCATAATCACCTGTACACGTAATCAGATTTAACGACCGGTCTGTTGTATAACCGAAGATCTCTTCAACTGGTGCATCATCCCAAGGATATTCCACCATGTCAGTCACAACAAAAACGAGCTGCTCACCATTTTCATCACTCACAACAACCTCATCTCCGACAGAAAGAAATTGCAGGTCGTAGAAAATCGCTGCACCCTCATAGCTGTCAACATGTCCGCCAATCACAGCATTACCCTGACTGCCCGGCTTATAGCCTTTTTCATACCAGCCTGTTGTCTCAAAGCTGTCTGTAACTGCCATTTCACCCGTTTCAGTCAATCCGACTTTTTCAACCGGTGCTGAGAGTCCGATCGAAGGGATCTCAAGCTTTGTAGGAATCAGGCTTTTTGGAGGATCCCAGTTAACTGCAGGGGCCTTGTCGTCTTCTGGAGCAGAAGGGGATTCTTCAGCCACTTCATCAGCTGAATCAGACAGTACGTCCTCATTCGGCACTTCAGCTTCACTGGCCTCAGCCGGCTGATCCTGTTTTGTAAACTGATCCATGACAGATTCAACGCTGCATGCAGAAAGAAGAAGGGTAAATCCGATTAATAAAGCAATTTTTTTAATCACATCTCTCACTCCTGGTGAAAAAGGGCAGGCTTCTCAGCGCTGCCCCTCAATTAAAATATTTGATTACTGCTTATCTGATGCATATTTTCTAACAGCAATTGCTGATCCGCCAATCATGACGAACAATAGTGCCATCAGGTAACCAATTGGGAAGCCGTTTTCTTCAGCGGCCATACCACCCATACCAGTTTCTGGCATGCCAGGCATTTCTCCACCGAACTGATCCGGGAACTGGTCAGTAATCGCTGCTGACAGTCCTGCAGCCGGCATTGTCATATGTGCCCAAGCTTCGCGGATTGAGCTGTAAGCCGTTTGGTAATCACCTGCTACATAAGAATCAAATGCAGTCAGCAATTGCTCAACGTGTGCTGTTAATCCTGCTTCAAGATCAGCAGCCGGAACGCGTCCTTCAGTTGCAGTGTCAAGGAATGCAGCCTGCTCAACAATATAACCATCAAGTTCTGCTTTCGCAGCTTCCTGACCTTCAGTGTCGCCTTCGCCAGTAGCTACTACATAATCAACGAAGTAGCCGATGTGAGAGTTCCAGATCTCAGAGAACTGAGCCCCAGCATCTTCACCATAGACAGATGCAACAGCAGCTGATAGATCATCTGCGTTTGCATTTAGTGCAGCAGCGGCCTGGTCAAAGCTTTCAGCACCATCAGCACCATCCTGCATAGCCATTGCAGCAAGTCCGGCATGCTCAGTGAATACATAATTCAGCTGTGCGCGAAGGTCAACTGCAGGCGTATCAGGATTTGTATTTTCGAACTGATCCGGGAACTGGTCAGCAATTGCAACAGACAATTGCTCTGCAAATCCACCCATATGCATGATTGCTTCACGTTCCTGCATGTAAGCTGTCTCGAAATCTCCTGCAGCATAAGCATCAAAAGCTGCTAACAGCATATCGATATGCATTTGCAGTCCTTCTTCAAGTGCAGCAGCAGGGAGGCGGTCTTCAGTTGCAGTTGCGAAGAACGCAGCCTGTTCCATTTTATATTCTTCTAAGTCAGCAAGCGCCTGGTCAATGCCTTCCTGGTTGCCTTCAGCAGTCGCTGTTACATAATCAACGAAGTAGCCGATGTGAGAATTCCAGATCTCAAGGAAAGCAGCACCGTTTTCTTCACCGTATACAGAAGAAACTGCAGCAGCAATATCATCTGAGTTCGCCATTAGCGCAGCAGAAGCCTGGTCGAAGTCTTCAGCGCCGTCTACACCTTTACGCATTGCTTCAACTGCAAGGAAAGCATGCTCAGTTAGAGCGGTATCCAGCGTAATGCGAAGCTCAGCTGCTGGCGTTGCTGTACCCATTTCCATTCCTGACTCGGCACTGCCTGAATGATCTCCGTGATCTTCTGCAAGTGCGGCCGTTGGCATAAGTAACATGATGCTCATTGGAACAACTAACATACTTTTCTTCAACTTCATGTGTAATATCTCTCCTTTTTCTAGCTTAATTTCCAGCGCGAAAATTAAACGTTCCCACTTTTAAATGTGATGGCAGGTTATGTCAAAGAAGTGTGTGTCTGACTTCATTGCGATTACACAGCCGGGAGAGACATCTCAAGTGAAAAGAAAGTCTGTCCGTATGTACAGAAGCAAAGAATGGTGCTAAACCGCACTTTAAAATAAAAACATTCTGATTTTTCGCTGGTTAGTTCTTTGGTTTCCCTAAAGATTTTTAATCTAAACACTTTTCGCACATAATAAAAAACTTTATTTAATAAATAAATAATTAGCCCTTTATACCTAAAAAACCTATGTTTTTAAAGTTGTTGCAACAAGTAACGGGATTTAAGACATACCTTTAAATAATCTTAATATAATATTATTTAGCTTGTTTCATCAAAAAAGAGCGGGCTATATCAGCCCCGCTCTCTCATTATTCGACATTATTTGTTATCAGCTGCAAATTTTCTCACTGCGATTGCTGAACCACCAAGCATTACAAATAGTAGTGCGATCAGGTATCCAATCGGGAAGCCGTCATCAGCTGCGCCGCCCATACCTGTGTTTGGCATTTCAGAAGGCATTTCGCCACCAAACTGTTCAGGGAACTGGTCAGTGATCGCTGCTGATAGTCCTGCAGCCGGCATTGTCATATGTGCCCAAGCTTCACGGATTGAGCTGTAAGCTGTTTCATAATCGCCAGCTACGTATGAGTCAAAT
This region of Jeotgalibacillus malaysiensis genomic DNA includes:
- a CDS encoding spore germination protein GerD translates to MKKELLVSSALVLLLTGCAEEKTNYEETKQMVTDLLKTDDGKKAVKELLADEEIKKELVIDQPIVKESIQTTLLSKEGQDFWKKTFADPEFAETLAKSMKTEHEQLLKDLMKDPEYQNMILTIMQDPAMHEQTMSVLNSQAYKEETKKLMLEMMESPLVKKEMQDLLLDAAKEMGEEGAQQQGGGGEGGSGGDGGGDGNSESESGGGMGQ